From a region of the Arvicanthis niloticus isolate mArvNil1 chromosome 6, mArvNil1.pat.X, whole genome shotgun sequence genome:
- the Ublcp1 gene encoding ubiquitin-like domain-containing CTD phosphatase 1, with protein MALPIIVKWGGQEYSVTTLSEDDTVLDLKQFLKTLTGVLPERQKLLGLKVKGKPAENDVKLGALKLKPNTKIMMMGTREESLEDVLCPPPDNDDVINDFDIEDEVVEVENREENLLKISRRVKEYKVEVLNPPREGKKLLVLDVDYTLFDHRSCAETGVELMRPYLHEFLTSAYEDYDIVIWSATNMKWIEAKMKELGVSTNANYKITFMLDSAAMITVHTPRRGLIDVKPLGVIWGKFSEFYSKKNTIMFDDIGRNFLMNPQNGLKIRPFMKAHLNRDKDKELVKLTQYLKEIAKLDDFLELNHKYWERYLSKKQGQ; from the exons ATGGCACTCCCCATCATTGTGAAGTGGGGTGGGCAGGAGTACTCAGTGACCACACTCTCAGAAGACGATACTGTGCTGGATCTCAAGCAGTTCCTCAAGACCCTTACGGGAGTACTCCCAGAGCGCCAGAAATTACTAGGGCTCAAAGTTAAAG GCAAACCTGCAGAAAATGATGTTAAGCTTGGAGCTCTCAAACTGAAACCAAATACTAAAATCATGATGATGGGAACTCGTGAGGAGAGTTTG GAAGATGTCTTATGTCCTCCCCCTGACAATGATGATGTCATCAATGATTTTGACATTGAGGATGAAGTAGTTGAAGTAGAAAATAG GGAAGAAAATCTGTTGAAGATCTCTCGCAGGGTCAAGGAGTACAAAGTGGAAGTGCTGAACCCccccagggaagggaagaagctTCTGGTGCTGGATGTTGACTATACACTATTTG ATCATAGGTCTTGTGCAGAGACTGGGGTAGAGTTAATGAGACCATATCTTCATGAATTTCTAACATCTGCATATGAAGATTATGACATTGTTATTTGGT CTGCAACAAATATGAAGTGGATTGAAGCTAAAATGAAA GAACTGGGAGTGAGTACAAATGCCAACTATAAGATTACCTTCATGCTGGACAGCGCCGCCATGATCACTGTGCACACACCACGGAGAGGGCTCATTGAT gTGAAGCCTCTTGGTGTCATTTGGGGAAAGTTTTCTGAATTCTACAGCAAAAAAAACACCATTATGTTTGATGACATAGGAAGAAATTTTCTAATGAATCCACAAAATGGACTGAAG ATAAGGCCTTTCATGAAAGCTCACCTAAACCGTGATAAAGACAAGGAACTGGTGAAACTCACTCAGTACCTCAAGGAGATAGCCAAGCTTGATGACTTCCTGGAGCTGAATCACAAGTACTGGGAAAG